Proteins from one Pagrus major chromosome 1, Pma_NU_1.0 genomic window:
- the LOC141001952 gene encoding afadin- and alpha-actinin-binding protein B isoform X1 produces the protein MMASRLGQRKLGRRLESSDSLLLRDPSPLDELSHSASWWADREEHREPRDPLREQLKEMDEHVARLQDMLRCERVKCTHLQLRGNQQEAELRRREQHSNRLKERLSQLADRHREKGPSIEVLNFPQGGRGKREQPIKSFRPAAKREEATLRLMLERREAELREAMKLRHSLTTLLHALRVDMEHTLSDVVDVQDEVQTADKRLDQAEVALGDHVTGGVVQSWRQVQRRLDDFLSEGHTGVGTDHDKLLARLETDLKESQQLVRVQQQLLQDSVASPVPSELADSYFLEEWERLQVRWAEFDHQRQTFERERQCFTDAAIRLSHERRDFEQQKASLLKQQYLCDSPLCSKGAPRNNRRESSALNFSGLGPTSISGCLPITPSSTHSGAAAVSALHQRRVQTPSTPELYSALNLSYNCRVSEVDHLSGTWDSLADGMVHSPRTQHLDYNFDDRW, from the exons ATG ATGGCTTCCAGGCTTGGTCAGAGGAAACTTGGAAGACGCCTGGAGAGCTCAG ACTCCCTTCTGCTGAGGGATCCCAGCCCTCTGGATGAGCTCTCTCACAGCGCCTCCTGGTGGGCTGACAGGGAGGAGCACAGAGAGCCAAGAGACCCACTGAGG GAGCAGCTGAAAGAGATGGATGAGCACGTGGCCAGGCTGCAGGACATGCTGAGATGTGAACGGGTCAAA TGCACTCATCTGCAGCTGCGTGGTAACCAGCAGGAGGCAGAGCTGAGGCGTCGAGAGCAGCACAGCAACAGACTGAAGGAGCGACTGTCACAACTGGCTGACAGACACCGAGAGAAAGGACCCT CCATAGAGGTGTTGAACTTTCCGCAAGGAGGTCGTGGCAAAAGGGAACAGCCGATCAAATCATTCAGGCCTGCTGCAAA ACGAGAGGAGGCAACGCTACGTCTGATGCTGGAGCGCAGAGAAGCAGAGCTCAGAGAGGCGATGAAGCTGCGCCACAGCCTCACCACACTGCTTCATGCACTCAGAGTCGACATGGAGCAT accCTGTCGGATGTGGTGGATGTTCAGGATGAGGTCCAAACTGCAGACAAAAGGCTAGATCAAGCTGAGGTGGCGCTCGGTGACCATGTCACAGGAGGTGTGGTTCAGAGTTGGAGGCAGGTTCAGAGGAGATTGgatgacttcctgtctgaag GCCACACTGGTGTTGGTACCGACCATGACAAGCTCCTGGCTCGACTAGAAACTGACCTGAAGGAAAGTCAGCAGCTTGTCAGAGTacaacagcagctgctgcag GACAGCGTTGCTTCACCTGTCCCCTCTGAACTGGCTGATTCTTACTTTTTGGAAGAGTGGGAACGTCTTCAGGTGCGCTGGGCAGAGTTCGATCATCAGAGGCAGACTTTTGAAAGGGAGAGGCAGTGCTTCACTGACGCTGCCATCCGACTAAGTCATGAG CGCCGTGATTTTGAGCAACAGAAGGCCTCCCTGCTGAAGCAGCAGTACCTGTGTGACTCACCTCTGTGTAGTAAAGGAGCACCAAGAAACAACAGGAGAGAGAGCTCTGCTCTCA ATTTCTCAGGTTTGGGCCCCACGAGCATTTCAGGCTGTCTTCCCATTACTCCATCCTCCACCCACTCGGGGGCAGCTGCTGTTTCTGCATTACATCAGAGAAGAGTTCAAACCCCCAGCACTCCAGAGCTCTACTCTGCCCTCAATCTGTCATACAACTGCAG AGTCAGTGAGGTTGATCATCTGTCAGGAACATGGGACAGCCTAGCAGATGGGATGGTGCACTCGCCGAGGACTCAACACTTAGACTACAATTTTGATGATAGGTGGTGA
- the LOC141001952 gene encoding afadin- and alpha-actinin-binding protein B isoform X3 produces MMASRLGQRKLGRRLESSDSLLLRDPSPLDELSHSASWWADREEHREPRDPLRLKEMDEHVARLQDMLRCERVKCTHLQLRGNQQEAELRRREQHSNRLKERLSQLADRHREKGPSIEVLNFPQGGRGKREQPIKSFRPAAKREEATLRLMLERREAELREAMKLRHSLTTLLHALRVDMEHTLSDVVDVQDEVQTADKRLDQAEVALGDHVTGGVVQSWRQVQRRLDDFLSEGHTGVGTDHDKLLARLETDLKESQQLVRVQQQLLQDSVASPVPSELADSYFLEEWERLQVRWAEFDHQRQTFERERQCFTDAAIRLSHERRDFEQQKASLLKQQYLCDSPLCSKGAPRNNRRESSALNFSGLGPTSISGCLPITPSSTHSGAAAVSALHQRRVQTPSTPELYSALNLSYNCRVSEVDHLSGTWDSLADGMVHSPRTQHLDYNFDDRW; encoded by the exons ATG ATGGCTTCCAGGCTTGGTCAGAGGAAACTTGGAAGACGCCTGGAGAGCTCAG ACTCCCTTCTGCTGAGGGATCCCAGCCCTCTGGATGAGCTCTCTCACAGCGCCTCCTGGTGGGCTGACAGGGAGGAGCACAGAGAGCCAAGAGACCCACTGAGG CTGAAAGAGATGGATGAGCACGTGGCCAGGCTGCAGGACATGCTGAGATGTGAACGGGTCAAA TGCACTCATCTGCAGCTGCGTGGTAACCAGCAGGAGGCAGAGCTGAGGCGTCGAGAGCAGCACAGCAACAGACTGAAGGAGCGACTGTCACAACTGGCTGACAGACACCGAGAGAAAGGACCCT CCATAGAGGTGTTGAACTTTCCGCAAGGAGGTCGTGGCAAAAGGGAACAGCCGATCAAATCATTCAGGCCTGCTGCAAA ACGAGAGGAGGCAACGCTACGTCTGATGCTGGAGCGCAGAGAAGCAGAGCTCAGAGAGGCGATGAAGCTGCGCCACAGCCTCACCACACTGCTTCATGCACTCAGAGTCGACATGGAGCAT accCTGTCGGATGTGGTGGATGTTCAGGATGAGGTCCAAACTGCAGACAAAAGGCTAGATCAAGCTGAGGTGGCGCTCGGTGACCATGTCACAGGAGGTGTGGTTCAGAGTTGGAGGCAGGTTCAGAGGAGATTGgatgacttcctgtctgaag GCCACACTGGTGTTGGTACCGACCATGACAAGCTCCTGGCTCGACTAGAAACTGACCTGAAGGAAAGTCAGCAGCTTGTCAGAGTacaacagcagctgctgcag GACAGCGTTGCTTCACCTGTCCCCTCTGAACTGGCTGATTCTTACTTTTTGGAAGAGTGGGAACGTCTTCAGGTGCGCTGGGCAGAGTTCGATCATCAGAGGCAGACTTTTGAAAGGGAGAGGCAGTGCTTCACTGACGCTGCCATCCGACTAAGTCATGAG CGCCGTGATTTTGAGCAACAGAAGGCCTCCCTGCTGAAGCAGCAGTACCTGTGTGACTCACCTCTGTGTAGTAAAGGAGCACCAAGAAACAACAGGAGAGAGAGCTCTGCTCTCA ATTTCTCAGGTTTGGGCCCCACGAGCATTTCAGGCTGTCTTCCCATTACTCCATCCTCCACCCACTCGGGGGCAGCTGCTGTTTCTGCATTACATCAGAGAAGAGTTCAAACCCCCAGCACTCCAGAGCTCTACTCTGCCCTCAATCTGTCATACAACTGCAG AGTCAGTGAGGTTGATCATCTGTCAGGAACATGGGACAGCCTAGCAGATGGGATGGTGCACTCGCCGAGGACTCAACACTTAGACTACAATTTTGATGATAGGTGGTGA
- the LOC141001952 gene encoding afadin- and alpha-actinin-binding protein B isoform X2: MASRLGQRKLGRRLESSDSLLLRDPSPLDELSHSASWWADREEHREPRDPLREQLKEMDEHVARLQDMLRCERVKCTHLQLRGNQQEAELRRREQHSNRLKERLSQLADRHREKGPSIEVLNFPQGGRGKREQPIKSFRPAAKREEATLRLMLERREAELREAMKLRHSLTTLLHALRVDMEHTLSDVVDVQDEVQTADKRLDQAEVALGDHVTGGVVQSWRQVQRRLDDFLSEGHTGVGTDHDKLLARLETDLKESQQLVRVQQQLLQDSVASPVPSELADSYFLEEWERLQVRWAEFDHQRQTFERERQCFTDAAIRLSHERRDFEQQKASLLKQQYLCDSPLCSKGAPRNNRRESSALNFSGLGPTSISGCLPITPSSTHSGAAAVSALHQRRVQTPSTPELYSALNLSYNCRVSEVDHLSGTWDSLADGMVHSPRTQHLDYNFDDRW; this comes from the exons ATGGCTTCCAGGCTTGGTCAGAGGAAACTTGGAAGACGCCTGGAGAGCTCAG ACTCCCTTCTGCTGAGGGATCCCAGCCCTCTGGATGAGCTCTCTCACAGCGCCTCCTGGTGGGCTGACAGGGAGGAGCACAGAGAGCCAAGAGACCCACTGAGG GAGCAGCTGAAAGAGATGGATGAGCACGTGGCCAGGCTGCAGGACATGCTGAGATGTGAACGGGTCAAA TGCACTCATCTGCAGCTGCGTGGTAACCAGCAGGAGGCAGAGCTGAGGCGTCGAGAGCAGCACAGCAACAGACTGAAGGAGCGACTGTCACAACTGGCTGACAGACACCGAGAGAAAGGACCCT CCATAGAGGTGTTGAACTTTCCGCAAGGAGGTCGTGGCAAAAGGGAACAGCCGATCAAATCATTCAGGCCTGCTGCAAA ACGAGAGGAGGCAACGCTACGTCTGATGCTGGAGCGCAGAGAAGCAGAGCTCAGAGAGGCGATGAAGCTGCGCCACAGCCTCACCACACTGCTTCATGCACTCAGAGTCGACATGGAGCAT accCTGTCGGATGTGGTGGATGTTCAGGATGAGGTCCAAACTGCAGACAAAAGGCTAGATCAAGCTGAGGTGGCGCTCGGTGACCATGTCACAGGAGGTGTGGTTCAGAGTTGGAGGCAGGTTCAGAGGAGATTGgatgacttcctgtctgaag GCCACACTGGTGTTGGTACCGACCATGACAAGCTCCTGGCTCGACTAGAAACTGACCTGAAGGAAAGTCAGCAGCTTGTCAGAGTacaacagcagctgctgcag GACAGCGTTGCTTCACCTGTCCCCTCTGAACTGGCTGATTCTTACTTTTTGGAAGAGTGGGAACGTCTTCAGGTGCGCTGGGCAGAGTTCGATCATCAGAGGCAGACTTTTGAAAGGGAGAGGCAGTGCTTCACTGACGCTGCCATCCGACTAAGTCATGAG CGCCGTGATTTTGAGCAACAGAAGGCCTCCCTGCTGAAGCAGCAGTACCTGTGTGACTCACCTCTGTGTAGTAAAGGAGCACCAAGAAACAACAGGAGAGAGAGCTCTGCTCTCA ATTTCTCAGGTTTGGGCCCCACGAGCATTTCAGGCTGTCTTCCCATTACTCCATCCTCCACCCACTCGGGGGCAGCTGCTGTTTCTGCATTACATCAGAGAAGAGTTCAAACCCCCAGCACTCCAGAGCTCTACTCTGCCCTCAATCTGTCATACAACTGCAG AGTCAGTGAGGTTGATCATCTGTCAGGAACATGGGACAGCCTAGCAGATGGGATGGTGCACTCGCCGAGGACTCAACACTTAGACTACAATTTTGATGATAGGTGGTGA